From Sphingomonas hengshuiensis, one genomic window encodes:
- a CDS encoding DNA adenine methylase, with the protein MAVSIAVRPAAGYLGGKRNLASRLVSLIETIPHRTYAEPFVGMGGVFLRRRSAAAAEAINDINGDVTTFFRVLQEHYAYFIDMLRWRVASRAEFQRLLAIPSERLTDLQRAARFLYLQRLAFGGKVSGRTFGVGARSPARFDVTKLEPVLAEIHERISGVTIEQLPYADFIRRYDGPGTLFYLDPPYAGCESDYGAGVFGPEDFARLADQLAGIRGRFILSINDTPEIRAAFARFSIDDVETTYSVATAATCGGKRVSELVIQG; encoded by the coding sequence ATGGCAGTATCCATCGCGGTTCGACCCGCAGCCGGCTATCTGGGCGGCAAGCGCAATTTGGCGTCGCGCCTCGTCAGCCTGATCGAGACGATCCCCCATCGCACCTATGCCGAGCCGTTCGTGGGCATGGGCGGGGTTTTCCTGCGCCGGCGATCGGCGGCGGCGGCCGAGGCGATCAACGACATCAACGGCGACGTCACCACCTTCTTCCGCGTGCTCCAGGAGCACTATGCCTATTTCATCGACATGCTGCGGTGGCGCGTGGCGAGCCGTGCGGAGTTCCAGCGGCTGCTCGCGATCCCGAGTGAGCGGCTGACGGACCTGCAGCGCGCGGCCCGCTTCCTCTATCTCCAGCGCCTCGCGTTCGGCGGCAAAGTCTCCGGTCGAACCTTCGGCGTGGGCGCCCGATCGCCGGCGCGGTTCGACGTCACCAAGCTGGAGCCGGTCCTCGCGGAAATCCACGAGCGCATTAGCGGGGTGACGATCGAGCAGCTGCCCTATGCCGACTTCATTCGCCGCTATGACGGGCCCGGGACGCTGTTCTATCTCGATCCGCCCTATGCCGGGTGCGAGAGCGACTACGGCGCTGGTGTGTTCGGACCGGAGGACTTCGCCCGCCTGGCCGACCAGCTGGCGGGCATCCGCGGGAGGTTCATCCTGTCGATCAACGATACGCCGGAAATCCGCGCCGCCTTCGCACGCTTTTCGATCGACGATGTCGAGACGACGTACTCCGTGGCGACCGCCGCAACCTGCGGGGGAAAGCGCGTGTCGGAGTTGGTCATCCAGGGCTGA
- a CDS encoding glycoside hydrolase family protein: MTYDRAKLRQELIRDEGLKLRVYRCSAGKRTIGVGRNLDDVKIRPSESKALGITTASAIAKGITRDQAMVLLDSDIDACERDLDAKLPWWRGLDDVRQRVLLNMCFNLGIGFPPKPGAKGEGLRAFMNTLAAIASRRFEDAALGMEASAWHRQVGDRARRLEAMMRTGRA; encoded by the coding sequence ATGACCTATGACCGCGCGAAGCTTCGCCAGGAGTTGATCCGCGACGAGGGGCTGAAGCTCCGCGTCTATCGTTGCAGCGCCGGCAAGCGCACGATCGGCGTCGGCCGCAACCTGGACGACGTCAAGATCCGCCCGTCCGAGTCGAAGGCATTGGGCATCACCACCGCCAGCGCGATCGCGAAGGGCATCACCCGCGACCAGGCGATGGTGCTGCTCGATTCCGACATCGATGCGTGCGAGCGCGACCTGGACGCGAAGCTGCCCTGGTGGCGCGGGCTGGACGATGTTCGCCAGCGGGTGCTGCTCAACATGTGCTTCAACCTGGGCATCGGATTCCCGCCGAAGCCCGGCGCCAAGGGCGAAGGTCTGCGGGCGTTCATGAACACGCTCGCCGCGATCGCGTCGCGTCGTTTCGAGGATGCCGCGCTCGGCATGGAGGCCAGCGCCTGGCACCGCCAGGTCGGCGATCGCGCGCGGCGCCTGGAGGCGATGATGCGCACCGGGCGCGCCTGA
- a CDS encoding methyltransferase: MPNPDDTLLRLIEMLRARGYAFVTPTPATHARVLGQAGRESARTIEDVLGWSRAFDPAILEPALLDTLAAADALEPAAGGLVRSRFRVSSLKGRLYLHSAYPTDAEDSVFFGPDSYRFADLIEAELACMMPRSGAAIVDIGTGSGVGAIVAAGMAEGARVAMTDVNPQALRLARINARAAGVAIRGVEGADLSAIEEPIDVALANPPYIIDDADRTYRSGGGMLGGQVSLDMARMAAARLAPGGRVILYTGSAIVGGEDRLRGALEALAEAQGLSLRYREIDPDVFGEELERPAYAGVDRIAVVAAVLTRP, from the coding sequence ATGCCCAACCCTGACGATACGCTGCTCCGCCTGATCGAGATGCTCCGTGCGCGGGGTTATGCGTTCGTCACGCCGACCCCCGCGACGCATGCGCGCGTGCTGGGCCAAGCGGGTCGGGAGAGCGCGCGGACCATCGAGGACGTGCTGGGGTGGAGCCGGGCATTCGATCCCGCGATACTGGAGCCCGCGCTGCTCGACACGCTTGCCGCCGCCGACGCACTCGAGCCCGCAGCCGGCGGGCTGGTGCGCAGCCGGTTTCGCGTGTCGTCGCTGAAGGGGCGGCTGTACCTCCACTCGGCCTATCCGACCGATGCCGAGGATTCGGTGTTCTTCGGGCCCGACAGCTATCGCTTCGCCGACCTGATCGAAGCCGAGCTGGCGTGCATGATGCCGCGGTCTGGCGCGGCGATCGTCGATATCGGCACCGGCTCCGGCGTCGGGGCGATCGTCGCGGCGGGAATGGCAGAGGGGGCGCGAGTCGCGATGACCGATGTGAACCCGCAGGCGCTGCGGCTGGCGCGAATCAATGCGCGGGCGGCGGGGGTGGCGATTCGCGGCGTAGAGGGCGCCGACCTGTCCGCGATCGAAGAGCCGATCGACGTCGCGCTCGCCAACCCGCCCTACATCATCGACGACGCCGACCGGACCTATCGCAGCGGTGGCGGGATGCTGGGCGGGCAGGTGTCGCTCGACATGGCCCGGATGGCGGCGGCGCGGCTGGCGCCGGGTGGGCGGGTGATCCTGTACACCGGCAGCGCGATTGTGGGCGGCGAGGACCGGCTGCGCGGCGCGCTAGAGGCGCTGGCGGAGGCGCAGGGGCTGTCGCTGCGCTATCGCGAGATCGACCCCGACGTGTTTGGCGAGGAGCTGGAGCGCCCGGCCTATGCCGGGGTCGATCGGATTGCAGTGGTTGCGGCGGTGCTTACGCGGCCCTGA
- a CDS encoding DUF6950 family protein, with the protein MQRLPDWEARLAAYLEPLRARPFEWGRHDCCAFTFGAVEAMTGVDAMAEYRGRYRTARGSVRALRRIGAGTLEASVDAKFARIGAGLAQRGDIVMSSGLLGICLGRFLVAVGSEGAREGLVRIDRARWVDPIAWRVPFAG; encoded by the coding sequence ATGCAACGACTGCCCGACTGGGAGGCGCGGCTTGCCGCGTATCTCGAACCCCTTCGCGCGCGCCCTTTCGAATGGGGGCGCCATGATTGCTGCGCTTTCACCTTCGGCGCCGTCGAGGCGATGACCGGCGTCGACGCGATGGCCGAATATCGGGGCCGCTACCGGACCGCGCGGGGCTCCGTGCGCGCGCTGCGCCGCATCGGTGCCGGCACGCTGGAAGCGTCGGTCGATGCCAAGTTCGCGCGGATCGGGGCGGGGCTGGCGCAGCGCGGCGACATCGTGATGTCGTCGGGGCTGCTCGGTATCTGCCTGGGCCGGTTCCTGGTCGCGGTGGGCAGCGAGGGCGCGCGCGAGGGGCTGGTCCGGATCGATCGTGCGCGCTGGGTCGATCCCATCGCCTGGCGCGTGCCGTTCGCGGGCTGA
- a CDS encoding head-tail connector protein, with protein MAILTLEDAKQHLKVDTDDRDDEIVRLIAAAERAIERTTRLVPTRRAVSFAFASFAPELVLSLAPIAAETVAIRFLDAVGDEQTVSPADFRVVPFEGVTRLVPAIGKSWPQVASAQGAVRVDAEAGFDFPDTMPAALVHAARLMIGAWFDGASESALKVAADLLELERLIIA; from the coding sequence GTGGCTATACTCACGCTCGAAGATGCGAAGCAGCATCTGAAGGTCGATACCGACGACCGCGACGACGAGATCGTCCGGCTGATCGCCGCCGCAGAGCGCGCGATCGAGCGGACGACCCGTTTGGTACCTACCCGCCGCGCGGTATCGTTTGCCTTCGCGTCGTTCGCGCCCGAGCTGGTGCTCTCGCTGGCGCCGATCGCCGCCGAAACGGTGGCGATCCGCTTCCTCGATGCCGTCGGCGACGAGCAGACCGTGTCGCCGGCGGACTTCCGCGTCGTGCCGTTCGAAGGCGTTACAAGACTGGTGCCGGCGATCGGCAAAAGCTGGCCGCAGGTGGCCTCTGCTCAAGGAGCGGTGCGCGTCGACGCGGAAGCGGGATTCGATTTTCCGGACACCATGCCCGCCGCTCTGGTCCACGCCGCCCGGCTAATGATTGGCGCCTGGTTCGACGGCGCTTCGGAGTCTGCTCTCAAGGTCGCCGCCGATCTGCTCGAGCTGGAGCGGCTGATCATCGCATGA
- a CDS encoding tyrosine-type recombinase/integrase — protein sequence MLTNAAVKAAGARSRAYKIFDERGLHLFVAPNGRKSWRMKFRLDGREQLLSFGTWPELSLAEARTRCDAARMRLDRGEDPRAGASAPVAAPATFESVARDWHALRAPRWSTVHAADVLASLERDLFPAIGATPIGAIDAQQLLELIQRVEARGAIETARRLRQRAAGIFAYARRKKMVAENPAADLADDLALRPPPRRQPALLELEQLHALIAACSGARAGPLIKTAHLFLALTAVRLEALRGARWEEIEDIDGDAPVWRVPAARMKLTRAKKGEAAFDHLVPLVPAAITLLRAAAGFPGAGQGMPCQGLIFTGRSGQLPIGESAIGDLIDRAGFSGQHVPHGWRASFSTILNEHFPVERDVIDQALGHAPRNKVEAAYNRAQQLQRRRWIFERWAELVIAA from the coding sequence ATGCTCACCAACGCCGCGGTGAAAGCCGCCGGTGCGCGGTCGCGCGCCTACAAGATCTTCGACGAGCGCGGGCTGCACCTGTTCGTCGCGCCCAACGGGCGAAAATCGTGGCGTATGAAGTTCCGCCTGGACGGGCGCGAGCAGTTGCTGAGCTTCGGCACCTGGCCGGAGCTGTCGCTCGCCGAGGCGCGGACGCGGTGCGACGCGGCGCGGATGCGGCTCGATCGCGGCGAGGATCCGCGCGCGGGCGCCTCCGCGCCAGTCGCGGCGCCGGCGACGTTCGAATCGGTGGCCCGCGACTGGCATGCGCTGCGCGCGCCGCGTTGGTCGACCGTCCATGCCGCCGACGTGCTCGCCAGCCTGGAGCGCGACCTGTTCCCCGCGATCGGCGCGACGCCGATCGGCGCGATCGACGCGCAGCAGCTCCTCGAGCTCATCCAGCGCGTCGAGGCGCGCGGCGCGATCGAGACCGCGCGCCGTCTGCGCCAGCGCGCTGCCGGGATATTCGCCTATGCCCGGCGGAAGAAAATGGTGGCCGAGAATCCCGCCGCCGACCTGGCCGACGACCTCGCGCTGCGGCCGCCGCCGCGCCGGCAGCCGGCGCTGCTCGAGCTCGAGCAGCTGCACGCGCTGATCGCGGCCTGCTCGGGAGCGCGGGCCGGCCCGTTGATCAAGACCGCGCACCTGTTCCTGGCGCTTACCGCGGTTCGCCTTGAGGCGCTGCGCGGTGCGCGCTGGGAGGAGATCGAGGACATCGATGGCGACGCGCCGGTGTGGCGGGTGCCAGCGGCGCGGATGAAGCTCACCCGGGCGAAGAAGGGCGAGGCTGCGTTCGACCACCTGGTGCCGCTGGTGCCGGCGGCGATCACGCTGCTGCGCGCCGCGGCGGGATTTCCGGGCGCGGGGCAGGGGATGCCGTGCCAGGGCCTCATCTTCACCGGCCGCAGCGGGCAACTCCCGATCGGCGAATCGGCGATCGGCGATCTGATCGACCGCGCGGGATTTAGCGGCCAGCACGTGCCGCACGGTTGGCGGGCGTCGTTCTCGACCATCCTGAACGAGCACTTCCCGGTCGAGCGCGATGTGATCGACCAGGCGCTCGGCCACGCGCCGCGCAACAAGGTGGAGGCGGCGTACAACCGCGCGCAGCAGTTGCAGCGCCGGCGCTGGATCTTCGAGCGCTGGGCCGAGCTGGTTATCGCGGCCTAG
- a CDS encoding helix-turn-helix domain-containing protein: MRPEFSQGGEHKVSHTENQKPRSTRSFAEIASGIVDKVSKRKSRADGTGDPVRALSYDVDDRRAQPWVRLGDGTRRQKHVYVDSLRLALKELRAKQREEGYRGWDRLQGNDLLVYDALLDRMNAATGKLYPELATIAEDAGLSKQTVIDALKRIRAHGFIAWVRRSRRKPECEGQAGPQRAQTSNAYYVDFAALRRKAKRAWLRVRALIGRRLKGLAKAVTTIGEDVLLPKDAELADAIASLGKAVERESRNPALPQRRG, translated from the coding sequence GTGCGTCCAGAATTCTCCCAGGGCGGGGAACACAAAGTGTCGCATACGGAAAACCAGAAACCGCGCTCAACGCGGTCCTTCGCAGAGATCGCAAGCGGGATCGTCGACAAGGTCAGCAAGCGGAAGTCACGTGCCGATGGCACGGGCGATCCCGTCCGCGCGCTCAGCTACGATGTCGACGATCGCCGCGCCCAACCCTGGGTGCGCTTGGGCGACGGCACGCGCCGGCAGAAGCATGTCTACGTCGATAGCCTGCGCCTGGCGCTCAAGGAGCTGCGGGCGAAACAGCGCGAGGAAGGGTATCGGGGCTGGGACCGGCTGCAGGGCAACGACCTGCTCGTGTACGACGCGCTGCTCGATCGGATGAACGCCGCCACCGGCAAGCTGTACCCGGAACTCGCGACGATTGCCGAAGACGCGGGCCTCTCAAAGCAAACCGTGATCGACGCGCTCAAGCGCATCCGCGCGCACGGGTTCATCGCCTGGGTTCGACGCAGCAGGCGGAAGCCCGAATGCGAGGGCCAGGCGGGCCCCCAGCGCGCGCAGACGTCAAACGCCTATTACGTCGATTTCGCGGCGCTCAGGCGCAAGGCGAAGCGCGCCTGGCTGCGCGTCCGCGCCTTGATCGGACGCCGCCTGAAGGGGCTGGCAAAGGCCGTCACGACGATCGGCGAAGATGTCCTGCTCCCCAAGGACGCAGAACTGGCCGACGCAATCGCCTCGCTCGGAAAAGCCGTGGAGCGCGAGTCAAGAAATCCGGCTCTACCCCAGAGAAGGGGTTAA
- the lpdA gene encoding dihydrolipoyl dehydrogenase, producing MAESYDLIVLGSGPGGYVAAIRASQLGLKTAIVERELLGGICLNWGCIPTKALLRSAEIFHYMQHAKDYGLAAEKISADIDAVVKRSRGVAKQLNQGVTHLMKKNKIAVHMGTGVLTGKGALTVTAADGKKTELTAKNIIVATGARARDLPGLPADGKRVWTYRHAMTPPELPGKLLVIGSGAIGIEFASFYNDMGSEVTVVEMMDRIVPVEDADISAHLEKALKKQGMSILTSAKIDKIAATDTGVTATIVDKAGKATTSAFSHVIVAIGIVPNTADIGLKELGVAMDDRGFLKTDGACKTNVEGLWAIGDITAPPWLAHKASHEGVIAAEAIAGGHPHAMDPRNIPGCTYCHPQIASVGLTEAKAREAGYELKVGTFPFIGNGKAIALGEADGFVKTVFDAKTGELLGAHMIGAEVTELIQGYTVGKTLETTEAELMETVFPHPTISETMHEAVLAAYGRALHI from the coding sequence TGGCTGAATCCTACGACCTCATCGTCCTCGGCTCCGGCCCCGGCGGCTATGTCGCCGCGATCCGCGCGAGCCAGCTTGGGCTGAAGACCGCGATTGTCGAGCGCGAGCTGCTGGGCGGCATCTGCCTCAACTGGGGCTGCATCCCGACCAAGGCGCTGCTGCGCTCGGCGGAGATCTTCCACTATATGCAGCACGCCAAGGATTATGGCCTGGCCGCGGAGAAGATCAGCGCCGACATCGACGCGGTGGTCAAGCGCTCGCGCGGCGTCGCGAAGCAGCTCAACCAGGGCGTCACGCACCTGATGAAGAAGAACAAGATCGCGGTCCATATGGGCACCGGCGTCCTGACCGGCAAAGGCGCGCTGACCGTGACCGCGGCGGACGGCAAGAAGACCGAGCTGACCGCGAAGAACATCATCGTCGCGACCGGCGCGCGCGCGCGCGATCTTCCCGGCCTCCCCGCGGACGGCAAGCGCGTCTGGACCTATCGCCACGCAATGACCCCGCCCGAACTGCCGGGCAAGCTGCTGGTGATCGGATCGGGCGCGATCGGCATCGAATTTGCCAGCTTCTACAATGACATGGGCTCCGAGGTCACCGTCGTTGAGATGATGGACCGCATCGTCCCGGTCGAGGACGCCGACATCTCCGCCCACCTCGAAAAGGCGCTGAAGAAGCAGGGCATGTCCATCCTCACAAGCGCGAAGATCGACAAGATCGCCGCGACCGACACGGGCGTGACCGCGACGATCGTGGACAAGGCGGGCAAGGCGACGACCAGCGCGTTCAGCCACGTCATCGTCGCGATCGGCATCGTCCCCAACACCGCCGACATCGGGCTCAAAGAGCTTGGCGTCGCGATGGACGATCGTGGCTTCCTCAAGACCGACGGCGCGTGCAAGACCAATGTCGAGGGCCTCTGGGCGATCGGCGACATCACCGCCCCGCCCTGGCTCGCGCACAAGGCCAGCCATGAAGGCGTGATCGCCGCCGAGGCGATTGCGGGCGGCCATCCGCACGCAATGGACCCACGCAACATCCCCGGCTGCACCTATTGCCACCCCCAAATCGCCAGCGTCGGCCTGACCGAGGCGAAGGCGCGCGAAGCGGGCTATGAGCTGAAGGTCGGCACCTTCCCCTTCATCGGCAACGGCAAGGCAATCGCGCTGGGCGAGGCCGACGGCTTCGTGAAGACGGTGTTCGACGCCAAGACCGGCGAGCTGCTCGGCGCGCACATGATCGGCGCCGAAGTGACCGAGCTGATCCAGGGCTATACTGTCGGCAAGACGCTGGAGACGACCGAGGCCGAGCTGATGGAAACGGTGTTCCCGCACCCGACGATCAGCGAAACGATGCACGAAGCGGTCCTCGCCGCCTACGGCCGCGCGCTCCACATCTGA
- a CDS encoding phage tail tube protein has translation MATEYGKESRIHVGDGETVEDFLPIAGEQSWDYSASSSEQDESSKDDADIAAMSYGPRKITISANGITKLPDDGLERVLEISKSTTRKGMVKLMKGAIVRFHGQVGVGNVKMTGSKDGPVTWSFDMVACATPIVDNLAASA, from the coding sequence ATGGCAACGGAATATGGCAAGGAGTCGCGGATCCACGTCGGCGACGGCGAGACGGTCGAGGATTTCCTCCCGATCGCGGGCGAGCAGAGCTGGGACTATTCGGCCTCGTCGAGCGAGCAGGACGAAAGCTCGAAGGACGACGCGGACATCGCCGCGATGAGCTATGGCCCGCGCAAGATCACGATCAGCGCGAACGGCATCACCAAGCTTCCCGACGACGGGCTCGAGCGCGTGCTCGAGATCTCGAAATCGACGACCCGGAAGGGCATGGTGAAGCTGATGAAGGGCGCGATCGTGCGCTTCCACGGGCAGGTCGGCGTGGGCAACGTCAAGATGACCGGCTCGAAGGACGGCCCGGTGACCTGGTCGTTCGACATGGTCGCCTGTGCGACGCCGATCGTCGATAATCTGGCGGCGAGCGCATGA
- a CDS encoding phage tail assembly chaperone, translating to MTFPYRRLMGIAMDAFGWSAAQFWAATPHELWAMIEARQEANKR from the coding sequence CTGACTTTCCCCTACCGGCGATTGATGGGCATCGCGATGGATGCCTTTGGCTGGTCCGCTGCCCAGTTCTGGGCGGCAACGCCGCATGAACTGTGGGCGATGATCGAGGCCCGTCAGGAAGCGAACAAGCGCTGA
- a CDS encoding phage head closure protein, whose translation MTPLRAEDLRHRIEIRRPTETKDGKGGWTTSWPVIALPWAEVIGLDGRESVMDQVLEGVSVYRIRIRWRAGILVKDQVRHGAVTLNITSAVDPDGKREQLVIMASTAAALKAG comes from the coding sequence ATGACACCGCTTCGCGCCGAGGATCTCCGCCACCGGATCGAGATCCGTCGCCCGACCGAAACGAAGGATGGCAAGGGTGGCTGGACGACCAGCTGGCCGGTGATCGCCTTGCCCTGGGCGGAGGTCATCGGGCTCGACGGGCGCGAGTCCGTGATGGATCAGGTGCTGGAGGGCGTCTCGGTCTATCGCATCCGTATTCGGTGGCGGGCCGGCATTCTGGTCAAGGACCAGGTGCGGCATGGCGCGGTGACGCTCAATATCACCTCGGCCGTCGACCCGGATGGGAAGCGCGAGCAGCTCGTCATCATGGCCAGCACCGCCGCGGCGCTGAAGGCGGGTTGA
- a CDS encoding SOS response-associated peptidase family protein, with protein sequence MCNEHRSLISIDEIDNVFREVRIPLRFPEGRPNLPARESIKITDRHAIVRAAAGGDPAAELVVRRWSWPGPTGKPVYNFRSEGRALDSGRCLIIADGFYEFTDPPPVEGAPKRRPKSKWLFTMRAEPWFAIAGIWRAHPEVGEAYTMLTMAPGPDVAPYHSRQIVVLGRADWGRWLDPATPSTDVLQPAPAGTLDVVQIR encoded by the coding sequence ATGTGCAACGAGCACCGCAGCCTGATCTCGATCGACGAGATCGACAACGTCTTCCGGGAAGTCCGCATTCCGCTGCGGTTTCCCGAGGGCCGGCCCAACCTTCCCGCGCGCGAAAGCATCAAGATCACCGATCGCCACGCGATCGTCCGCGCCGCCGCCGGAGGCGATCCTGCCGCCGAGCTGGTGGTGCGCCGCTGGAGCTGGCCCGGCCCGACCGGCAAGCCGGTCTATAATTTCCGGTCAGAAGGACGCGCGCTCGATTCCGGGCGCTGCCTGATCATTGCCGACGGCTTCTACGAATTCACCGACCCGCCACCGGTCGAAGGCGCGCCGAAGCGCCGCCCCAAGAGCAAATGGCTGTTCACGATGCGCGCCGAGCCCTGGTTCGCGATCGCCGGCATCTGGCGGGCGCACCCGGAGGTGGGCGAGGCGTACACGATGCTGACGATGGCGCCTGGTCCGGACGTCGCGCCCTATCACAGCCGCCAGATCGTGGTGCTCGGCCGCGCGGACTGGGGCCGTTGGCTCGATCCGGCGACCCCCAGCACCGACGTGCTTCAGCCCGCGCCGGCGGGCACGCTCGATGTCGTGCAGATCCGCTAG
- a CDS encoding SGNH/GDSL hydrolase family protein: protein MPAVIIKPGNGATVYSQNVRPTVEAEGAELVAPLVAAATRAADIASTKASEAEEHRMFTEVKAVEVETTAAAVADVVHKTNVTATSEEPLVLFKTALGFVFAELYARGFRAGGVSLNAPGQSDAMLSIRNALGFVGFEVAADGALVLPGGTWRGTTNGGFDLSTLGRSILSYEGGALGLVGAPVKAIDDALFRVVNPLGFVALQIGLDGNVAINAAANEPVYTAPSVTPVIGTQLYLVSDRPTPLYVENILTTRTDVETAKVTIASSKGAPAQPFAASARDGAIMLDPARLGTSATLSVRKLGDRNPRLTKTLTVSVKAVPVSGSPAPKILLIGDSITNRQTGYNINALLTAWGFAPQWIGTIVGSNSNSSSATGGPLGEGREGWAFSDYLGTSLDNDVPLGVLAVGQEATYQAANKTDKRGYQPFLNPNTSAGAQTPIVTISGVNYRFDLRFYLDRFSLTDPDLVVVNIAMNDKTELGAAASLAQVKSGYGYLLDEIRRVLPAASIILWATNHPASSAGDTEWLEWQPILSAIVDIVTTRRAAGDANLHLCSTWAHQSGEAGWSLTSGTTGADGVTTTTISDITHPGAAAREQHAEALATAIACIA from the coding sequence ATGCCCGCAGTCATCATCAAGCCAGGCAATGGCGCAACCGTCTATTCGCAAAATGTGCGCCCGACCGTCGAGGCGGAGGGAGCCGAACTTGTCGCGCCGCTGGTCGCGGCTGCCACCCGTGCGGCGGATATTGCCTCAACGAAGGCAAGCGAAGCTGAAGAGCATCGGATGTTTACGGAAGTCAAGGCGGTCGAGGTGGAGACAACGGCGGCGGCAGTGGCCGATGTGGTCCATAAGACCAACGTCACGGCAACGTCTGAAGAACCACTTGTCTTGTTCAAGACGGCGCTCGGTTTTGTGTTCGCGGAACTATATGCGAGAGGGTTTCGGGCGGGCGGCGTATCTCTCAATGCCCCCGGCCAGTCGGACGCGATGCTGTCGATACGCAATGCGCTGGGCTTCGTCGGGTTCGAAGTAGCAGCAGACGGCGCGCTGGTGCTTCCCGGCGGTACGTGGCGTGGAACGACCAATGGGGGATTTGATCTTTCCACCTTGGGCAGATCGATCTTGTCGTATGAAGGTGGCGCATTGGGGCTGGTCGGAGCACCAGTGAAGGCCATTGACGACGCTCTTTTCCGCGTCGTGAACCCGCTCGGCTTCGTGGCGCTGCAAATCGGTCTGGATGGCAATGTGGCCATCAATGCGGCAGCCAATGAGCCCGTCTACACAGCCCCGTCCGTCACACCGGTCATCGGGACGCAATTGTACCTGGTGAGCGATCGCCCCACACCGCTCTACGTCGAGAATATTCTTACGACCCGCACTGATGTCGAGACCGCCAAGGTCACGATCGCGTCGTCGAAAGGGGCACCCGCGCAGCCCTTTGCGGCCTCGGCCCGGGATGGAGCAATCATGCTTGATCCCGCCCGGCTCGGCACGAGTGCCACGTTGTCGGTCCGCAAGTTGGGCGACCGTAACCCACGTCTGACAAAGACTCTCACCGTTTCGGTCAAGGCTGTGCCGGTGTCCGGATCGCCAGCGCCAAAAATACTCTTGATCGGCGATAGCATTACCAACCGCCAGACCGGCTACAACATCAATGCGCTACTGACGGCATGGGGTTTTGCGCCCCAGTGGATCGGCACGATAGTTGGGTCGAACTCCAACAGTTCCAGCGCTACTGGCGGCCCCCTGGGCGAGGGGCGCGAGGGCTGGGCGTTTTCCGACTATTTGGGCACGTCATTGGACAACGATGTGCCCCTGGGTGTGCTGGCGGTCGGTCAGGAGGCCACCTATCAGGCCGCCAACAAGACGGACAAACGAGGCTATCAGCCGTTCCTCAACCCGAACACCTCCGCTGGTGCTCAGACGCCGATCGTAACGATTTCGGGCGTCAATTACCGATTTGATCTTCGCTTCTACCTGGATCGCTTCAGCCTGACAGACCCGGATCTGGTGGTCGTCAACATCGCCATGAACGACAAGACCGAGTTGGGAGCGGCGGCGAGTCTCGCGCAGGTGAAGTCGGGATATGGCTATTTGCTCGACGAAATTCGCCGCGTGCTGCCTGCGGCGAGTATTATTCTGTGGGCGACCAACCATCCCGCGTCGTCGGCGGGCGATACCGAGTGGCTCGAATGGCAGCCGATCCTGTCGGCCATTGTCGATATCGTGACCACACGTCGCGCGGCGGGTGATGCTAACCTACACCTTTGTTCGACCTGGGCGCATCAGAGCGGTGAGGCTGGCTGGTCTTTGACATCTGGCACTACGGGCGCGGACGGCGTCACCACCACCACAATCTCCGACATCACCCATCCTGGCGCAGCTGCGCGCGAACAGCATGCAGAAGCGCTCGCCACCGCAATCGCCTGTATCGCCTGA
- the gp17 gene encoding tail completion protein gp17, giving the protein MTIDLISAASDGVFALLDAAIDPAIAEVATNPRQIEPTDTAERRFVLLGDIDSESLGGKDEQLERITVQIVVVYRGRQRSELHALMHLAREALEGARPAIAGVDFGSIDFAGASSSPPARDGVTHAGILEFEVTAEPA; this is encoded by the coding sequence GTGACGATCGACCTGATTTCCGCCGCGTCGGACGGGGTGTTTGCCCTGCTCGATGCCGCGATCGACCCGGCGATTGCAGAGGTCGCCACCAATCCCCGGCAGATCGAGCCGACCGACACCGCCGAACGCCGCTTCGTGCTGCTCGGCGACATCGATAGCGAAAGCCTGGGCGGGAAGGACGAGCAGCTCGAGCGGATCACGGTGCAGATCGTCGTGGTCTATCGCGGGCGCCAGCGATCGGAGCTGCACGCGCTGATGCACCTTGCGCGCGAGGCGCTGGAGGGCGCGCGGCCGGCGATTGCCGGCGTCGACTTCGGCTCGATCGACTTCGCCGGCGCATCGTCGAGCCCGCCGGCGCGCGACGGCGTCACGCATGCCGGCATCCTGGAATTTGAAGTCACCGCAGAACCGGCCTGA